One window of the Candidatus Microbacterium colombiense genome contains the following:
- the purN gene encoding phosphoribosylglycinamide formyltransferase yields the protein MFTVAVLISGTGSNLRALLEAARHPDFPARVVVVGADREAEGLAHAEEFGIPSFTVPWHEHESREAWGEELARQLRVWTPDLVVLSGLMRLLPPSLVAEFAPRLINTHPAFLPEFPGAHGVRDALAAGGTQTGASVIVVDDGVDTGPILAQERVSILPGDTEHSLHERIKPVERRLLIDVVRGIATGELSLTAAS from the coding sequence GTGTTCACGGTCGCCGTTCTCATCTCGGGCACCGGCTCGAATCTTCGCGCCCTCCTCGAGGCTGCTCGTCATCCCGACTTCCCGGCGCGAGTCGTCGTGGTCGGCGCTGATCGCGAGGCGGAAGGTCTGGCGCACGCCGAGGAGTTCGGCATCCCGAGCTTCACGGTCCCCTGGCACGAGCACGAGAGCCGCGAGGCCTGGGGCGAGGAGCTCGCCCGCCAGTTGCGGGTCTGGACGCCCGACCTGGTCGTGTTGAGCGGACTCATGCGCCTGCTCCCGCCCTCGCTCGTCGCCGAGTTCGCCCCGCGCCTGATCAACACGCACCCCGCGTTCCTGCCCGAGTTCCCCGGAGCGCACGGCGTGCGCGACGCGTTGGCGGCGGGCGGCACGCAGACCGGTGCGAGCGTGATCGTGGTCGATGACGGCGTCGACACCGGCCCCATCCTGGCGCAGGAGCGCGTGTCGATCCTCCCGGGTGACACCGAACACAGCCTGCACGAACGCATCAAGCCGGTCGAACGCCGGCTGCTGATCGACGTCGTGCGCGGCATCGCCACCGGCGAGCTGTCGCTGACCGCCGCATCCTGA